A part of Dasypus novemcinctus isolate mDasNov1 chromosome 5, mDasNov1.1.hap2, whole genome shotgun sequence genomic DNA contains:
- the CCDC71L gene encoding coiled-coil domain-containing protein 71L, with translation MRRSVKRRRRRPLAAPALAARGGGLRAGGGAGLEAREEKVVYSRSQLSLADSTKALGDAFKLFMPRSTEFMSSDAELWSFLCSLKHQFSPHILRSKDVYGYSSCRALVPDPPGTPAARGPTHRPAQGAAARRRRRGARAAAARRRKPLPAPPPAPEESCTAKPVAPGPCFGGRTLEEIWRAATPTLTTFPTIRVGSDVWGERSLAAARRRARQVLRVNLEPVVRLRRFPVPRA, from the coding sequence ATGCGGCGCAGCGTGAAGAGGCGCCGGCGCCGGCCCCTGGCGGCCCCGGCCCTGGCCGCCCGGGGCGGCGGCCTTagggcgggaggaggggccgGGCTGGAGGCGCGGGAGGAGAAGGTGGTGTACTCGCGGTCGCAACTGTCGCTGGCCGACAGCACCAAGGCGCTGGGCGACGCCTTCAAGCTGTTCATGCCCCGCAGCACGGAGTTCATGAGCTCGGACGCGGAGCTCTGGAGCTTCCTCTGCAGCCTCAAGCACCAGTTCTCCCCACACATCCTGCGCAGCAAGGACGTCTACGGCTACTCCTCCTGCCGAGCCCTGGTCCCCGACCCCCCGGGGACTCCCGCCGCCCGCGGCCCGACGCACAGGCCGGCCCAGGGCGCGGCGGCCAGGAGGAGGCGCCGCGGAGCCCGGGCGGCCGCCGCCCGCAGGAGGAAGCCGCTGCCGGCCCCGCCGCCGGCCCCCGAGGAGAGCTGCACGGCCAAGCCGGTGGCTCCCGGGCCCTGCTTCGGGGGCCGCACCCTGGAGGAGATCTGGAGGGCAGCCACTCCGACGCTGACCACCTTCCCCACCATCCGCGTCGGCAGCGACGTGTGGGGCGAGCGCAGCCTGGCGGCGGCGCGGCGCCGGGCACGCCAGGTCCTGCGAGTGAACCTGGAACCCGTGGTGAGGCTCCGCCGCTTCCCGGTGCCCCGGGCGTGA